In the genome of Bacillus sp. S3, one region contains:
- a CDS encoding hydroxymethylglutaryl-CoA lyase, producing MFTLPKKVTIIEVGPRDGLQNEKLFVPTDTKKQFIAGLRDAGLQEIELTSFVSPKWVPQMGDAAEIVTDCLNTDARDIVLAPNRKGIDRVYSTNCQAVAVFVGVSNSFNLKNINKTTQDSLIELKPIIHELKEKNYFVRACISTAFYCPYEGKINESDTLALCREFVEAGVDELSVADTIGMAAPNEAFSLFSKLKQEFTSTLLTAHFHDTRRLALANILASLQAGIDRLDTSAGGLGGCPFAPGASGNAATEDVVYMLERMGIETGVDLTKLIKAINVVRPHLSREIETSYYRLHSQTV from the coding sequence ATGTTTACTTTACCTAAAAAGGTGACGATTATCGAAGTAGGCCCGCGTGATGGACTGCAAAACGAGAAATTATTTGTTCCAACAGATACCAAAAAACAATTTATTGCCGGTTTGCGGGATGCCGGGCTGCAAGAAATAGAACTGACTTCATTCGTTTCACCGAAATGGGTGCCGCAGATGGGGGATGCTGCGGAAATTGTCACCGACTGCCTTAATACAGATGCAAGGGACATTGTCTTAGCTCCTAACCGTAAAGGAATTGACCGTGTCTATTCCACCAATTGTCAAGCTGTTGCCGTTTTTGTCGGTGTCAGCAACAGCTTTAATCTTAAAAATATAAACAAAACAACACAAGATAGTCTGATAGAACTAAAGCCGATTATCCATGAACTAAAAGAAAAAAATTATTTTGTCCGCGCCTGCATTTCGACTGCGTTTTATTGTCCTTATGAGGGAAAAATCAATGAAAGTGATACATTAGCGCTTTGCCGCGAATTTGTTGAGGCGGGCGTCGATGAATTAAGCGTGGCTGATACCATTGGAATGGCAGCACCAAATGAAGCCTTTTCTTTGTTTTCTAAATTAAAACAGGAATTTACATCGACGCTTTTAACAGCCCATTTCCATGACACACGCAGGCTTGCCCTTGCAAATATTTTAGCTTCTCTTCAGGCGGGAATCGACCGCTTAGATACATCTGCCGGCGGACTTGGCGGCTGTCCATTTGCACCCGGTGCCAGCGGAAATGCTGCTACAGAGGATGTGGTTTACATGCTTGAGCGGATGGGTATTGAAACCGGTGTCGATCTTACCAAACTGATAAAGGCAATTAATGTTGTTCGGCCTCATCTTTCACGCGAGATTGAAACCAGCTATTATCGACTTCATTCACAAACCGTATAG